The DNA window gcgtggctgaggtgcactcatgactagctcggaaaccagattgcatagcggagaaggtacggtgggattcgaaatggtcggtgttCTGTTTATTAACTTAGCTTTCGAAtatcttagaaaggcagggcagaatggatataggtctataacagtttgggtctagtgtctgcctcttgaagagggggatgaccgcggcagctttccaatctttgggaatctcagacgatatgaaagagaggttgaataggctagtaataggggttgcaacaatttcggcggataattttagaaagagagggtcctgaTTGtccagcccagctgatttgtagggatccagattttgcagctctttcagaacatcagctgtctggatttgggtgaaggataaTCGATCATTGAAgttatcgattatcgtagataaTATTTTCCTATTTCATGGGTTTTATATTCACAAAGCAGTTTATCAACTGAGAGACAAATAGCCATGGCTGAGTATGGATGGTCAGTATCCAACAATGTTCTTATGGCAAATGGGTAGTTACAATAGCTTATTGGGGTACACATGTTTGGGTCATACAGAAATGGACAGGAACACTATTGTAATACCGTAGCAACATCTGGTCAAGAATCTTAGTTTATTCTTATCCAGACATAGGCCTACAAGATCTGCATTTGAATTGAATCAATAAATGGATGGACTATGGAACCGTAGTATAAAGCAGGCGTGGCAAAAATCAAGATGACGTCGGCACAAAATCTGCAGTTGATAAACAAACTCAAAACTGCCGTCCTCCTCCGCCATCTTCCACCACCACGAGAAAGAGCAGAGAAGCGCAAAGGAGGACACTGTATTTTGTCTGAAAACGTTAGTTAGCTCACTAGCTATATCGTTAATCTCTTTGCAAAATGAGTGACATTGAGGATGGAAACTTTGATGGACGAGTAAGTATTAGCGTTGCAACGGAAACCAAAACAATGTCCTATCTTTCCTCCCTTgctgacatacagtacagtagctagctagctaactaacagggTAAGTTAATAACTAGCTATCTTTGTTAGCAACGTTGTGGCAAGCTAGCTTAGCAGGCTAATTGGCGGTTTGagcagctaacgttagttaacgCAACCAAATTCGTAATTTTAAAAAGGTAGCAAGATATAATCAAAATGATCTGCACAGTATTGTACGCTTATGAGGATACACTGGTTAGTTACTGTTAGCTAGTATAGTAGTAGCTACGTAACGTTACATTTCGCTAGTTGCCAGCCGAACAATACAATAATAGCTACGTCGCAAGCTAGCTAGGCGACGTTCACttttatagctagctagctaactggctaatgttatCGTACATGATGCTACCCGTAGCATAAACGTACTTTATGCACATGACACAGAAACGAGTGAGTTCGCTATTCGATAGCTCTCAGGTAAGTTTGGTGCCGTTGTCGTACCAGTTGCAGTCAGGCAATCTCAGCTTCAAGccagtcttcctttcctgtttaCAACAATCTTTCATTATAATCCTGTAGCTAAATAAATTAGCGTTCAAAGTAACGTAACATCCCACATCGTAGCTAATGGTGAGAGTGAAACCGTTTTCTAAAGTCCTCTATTGAAAAGTTGTACTCATCACTAAACCCTTCTGAGATGAAGGGTAATAACTAAACAATTTTTGCAAGTATAGTTTGTCCTGCTATACTAGAGATACTGTACATTCATTATTTCAcgaaatattttttaaatttttctaTAAATTCATGATCTTTAATTGTATTGAATGTTCTTTTTTCATTAAGGTTATTGATCGTGAAGGATTTGAAGAGTTTTATCCAAGAATGTGGAAGAAAATATCCAAGAATAaacgaaggcttttttgaaaaaCAGTTACAGAGCAGAACATAGAAGTGGGAAGGGGAAAATGAATGAAACTGGAAGATTGGTGGTCAGATATAGAAGCGCTTGCAGTGTGTATGGCTAAAGGTGAAAATGGTTTCTATTTGGGGAAGAGAGAACCCGGAATCAGAAAATGAAAACTGAAAAAAGAAGAACGGCGAAGAACAGTATAATTCCTGAGAGAAGGAAGTAGAGTATATAAAGAATCTGGAAGAAAGAATGAATGTGTCCCTAGGTTAagtaaatgtacagtatatgttccAAGTGTCTTTACACTACTATGCTCCATTTCTATAGTTTAAAAATGCATGATGACTTTAGTTTGACCCAGGTACAAGAAATGAGACATGGGATATGTTAACATTATGACAGGGTTCTAGCATATTATTAATCCAAGTGAAggatatttttttttgtgtgtgaattTTCTCTATCATATGTAATAGACATGGTGGAGTGCTAACCCTTTCCTCCACAGTGTATGAACTCTAGTGGTTTATGTCTGGCTTTGAAAAGTTGCTTGTGTGTGTTCCTTCTGAGTAATGTGTGTTTTAAGTATAAGAGAGGACCTCTTTAACACGTGGCTACTGTAACATTAGGACTCTCGCTCCCCATCCAAATCGGACCGTGGAAGTCCTGTCCGGGTCAAGTCGGAGAGCAGATCCGGCTCCCCGAGCCCATCCAGGGCCGCCAAACACTCAGAGTCTCGGTCCCGCTctaagtccaggtgagtctgtcCTCCTGTTATTTCTCTTAGCAGAAATAACTCATTGATTTCCATTCTATTTGTGAAGAGTGATGTGTCAATGTGCTGTGGGTTAAGTTGACAATTCTCTTGCTCTCCCCTTTCCCTCATTCCTTCCTAtggccctctctctcctccaacctcTCTCCAGGTCTCACTCTCGGAGGCACTCCAACCGCAGGTACAGCCGCTCTCGCTCCCCCTCCAACCGGAAGAAGTCCCGTTCCTACAGCCCGGAATACCGGAAGAAGAAGAGCCAGAGCGAGTCACCTAACCGCCGCCATACCAGCAGCAGAGTGAGTGTCACATTGCTGACAGGTCAAAGGTCAGGGTCTGACTGCTGATAGAGTAGAGAAGTACTTTCCAACCCTCTCCTTGGTAACCACCCGACGCTTCACTATTTATTGTAATCCTAAATTGCCACATCTGGTTCAACTAGTCATAGGCTTGATTATTAGTTAACTAGTTAAAGCAGGTGTTCCAGTTTTTAGTATGTGAAACGTGATGGTTACCAAGAAGAGGGTTGGGAAACCCTATGGTGGAGGAACATCTCAGTATGGTATAGAAAATGCCTAATTGCCACATTTTTTAAGGGATTGCAGCTGCTTGATGTAATTGTGGAACTTTTTTAGGATGTGTGTACATAGTTAATTGTAGATGGTGTTAATTTACAGCTCAGTATGGTATAGAAAATACCAAAGCTGTATTGTCTGTTACAGGGAACAGAATGCTGTGACTTATTTAATAACCCTTTTattaaccctccctctctttatGTCAATAGAGCCATGACTTCAGAAAAGAGACATTTGGTCAGGGAGCAGGAGGTGATGACGATGCTAGGGTATGTAGACATTCTTACCTTTTATCTTCTACATTAGAAGAGCACTGGAGTATTTTAATGTGAAGGGGGGCCTCAACATGCAAATCCTGTGGTCTAGCAGTAACGCTCATGAATACCGTCACATGTATGACTCTCAGATCGGGGGTTGTGTGTAAGTGAGCGAGAGGGACTGAGACAATGAGTGATTTACAGGTAACTTGCATGCTACTCCTAGTGGCTGTTAATCTACTTGTTCCTATCAGCTGCTGTGAAATCTGACCCCTTTGACCTCCAGGCGAACCCTGACCCCAACCAGTGCCTGGGGGTGTTTGGGCTGAGCCTGTACACCACGGAGAAGGACCTGAGGGAAGTGTTTGGCCGGTATGGCCCGCTGGCCGGGGTTAACGTGGTGTATGACCAGCGCACCGGGCGCTCCCGCGGCTTTGCCTTCGTCTACTTCGAGAGGATTGACGACTCCAAGGAGGTATGGAACAAACGTAGCAGTCTGGGCCTCTTTCGCAATTTGTCTTTCCTCGATTATTGCATCCTCTCCTTGCTCCTCAAcctatttttaaaatgtttttaattaacctttatttaactaggcaagtcagttaagaacaaattcttatttacaatgacgtcctaggaacagtgggttaactgccttgttcaggggcggaaaaacagatttttaccttgtcaggtcagtgattcgatctagcaacctttcgcttactggcttactggcccaacactctaaccactaggctacctgccgcccctattgGAGTAGAGAAGTCCCTGCCCTCAAACCTTCttgtccaatgggttttgataaGGATGAGAGGAAAGGGGAATCTAGGAAAGATTCATTGAGAGAGAGTTTGGGGAAGAAGGTGATGTCTTATTCAGAACCAATTTTATCGTCATAAGAAGTGGTGTTGATCATTGGGTAATACCTAAGAATCGACGGTAACTTTGCTTGTGGTGTCAAATGCCTTATTCCTCAATCCTTGAATATCTAAAAGGTTCAACATTCTGTTCATTTGCTAATTCATCTTGAACAATTGATATTGTACACTGACTAGTCTATGCTTTAGCTTTCATATTGTATCTGTTGTGTTAAGTGTGACTACTCATAAGCACCACCAGGTGTCAGGCTTGCCACTCAAAGTTCGCTGTGGTACCAGTCACACGGAACTCTTCACTGTAATGAAggttctaaacccagaggcccaACATCGCAAGACTTTGAGGACTGCTTGCGAAGCAGACGGGGTTTGCGGTTTGAGAAGTCATTCTTCCTTCATTTTCTTGAAATCTAAAGGCACAGCTTGGATTTGCGCCAATGTCTTAAGTAACTGAACAtgttactccaacctcgtgacaGTGACAACTTTATATCGAGGAATGCCTTTGATTTAAAGGGCTGCGCAGTTCGGTGTGATACGTTAGACccgatgacgtgtttctacatatgagcttagctagccaacatcACCATGACATCGTCTACAAGCGTGATCTGGGATTTCTATCGGAGAAGCCGTTTCAACGGCTGTGTTGGGTCAATGGGACAGTGCAAGCTGTGCTCAGTATGCGCACGCATTAAACTGTGTCTTTACCGTTCACCCCAAAACTATCCCTGTGCAAGTAGAACCCAGAGTTGAGATGGAGAGAAGCTCATTTTCAGAGTAACTGATTTTAAACTCCTATCATTTGGTTCCTCGTCTTTTTTCCCCCTAGGCGATGGAGCGTGCCAACGGTATGGAGCTGGACGGGAGACGTATCAGAGTGGACTTTTCCATCACCAAGAGGGCCCACACCCCTACGCCTGGCATCTACATGGGCCGACCCACACAGTAAGTATAGGATGGTTAATCTCTGCTCATTGTGTGATTTTTACAGATGTCTTGCTGCCAGTGTTCTGTCTCCTGTGGGTATTGTgtgtctttttttctttcttggaTGTTGTTGTGTGAAGTAGTGATACTGGGGGATAGTATTACTTAGCTTATTGGTAGTTAtgggctgtgtctgaaatggcaccctgtcccctatatagggAACCTGGTGCCATATCGGATGCAGCCAGGGATTGTTTTAGGGAATCTTGTAACTCTCAGTAAACATGAACTTGTCCCTTTCCtcagtaatggtggtggtggaggagagcgAAACAGTGGcagtggtggagggaggaggggtcgGGACTCGTATGACCGATACGACGATCGACGGGGCGGAGGCTACGACCGTGGATATGACCGTGGATACGATCGGGGATACGATCGGGGAGACCGGGGATATGACAGATATGACGAGTACGACAAGTACAGGTAAGTTATACTCAGGATGTTGACTTTATTCAATAGATTCACATTGGAGATAACCTCAAGTAGCTACGAATATATTTGGAATACTTTTTTTCCCAATGCTGGCTGATAGTGAGTTAATCCTTCTTACGCTAGTGTACATCtttttgttctctctccctcttacagTCGCAggcgctctccctctccctactaCAGTCGATACAGGTCACGCTCCAGGTCTCGCTCATACAGCCCACGTAAGAACACACACGTGCACtgttcacacacaaacacctcaACAGCTTTTGTAAAAATGTTAACCCATACTCTGGTGTTTGATGTCTGAGAGAGCCTTAGACACTAACATGCATCATTATCTCTTTGCAGGACGATACTAACAAAGTTCCATCAAGATGAAGTTTTCCTTTTCTTCGTGACCCACATTGGAACGGAGCCGTTTGGGAGCGTTGTCAAGCTAACTAAAGTGTTTATCAACAGACAAAAGCTCCTCTGTGACTTAGCACGAAAGTCAGAGTTCGGAAGGAGAGTCAGTCGTTTGTTTACGTGCTCTAGATGTCTTAGTTTTTTAGACTTTTCGATGCATCCATGTAGTGTTTGCTAAAGACCCAGAGGGTGGTAATGAAACTCATTGAGCCTGTTttgagtatctttaaaatgtaCCCTTCTCCATCACTGATCTGTAAGTGACTGTATAAGTGGAAGCATGGTATACATTTTATTGCTTTCACCAATCCAGCCTTGACAGATCAGTGATTACCTCAAGGGAAGAAAGGATGTATTTAATATTCAAAGTATTCAAACAGGCTCTTTGGTTTTAGTAGGAGGAAATGTATCAGTGGATTGAGAAGGGTCTTCGTTTTTGAGTTGGATGTTTATTGTCGGGATACCTCCGGAGatttttattttgatgtatgattctttttttttctttttatggAAATAAAAACCCAAATCTTGGATGTGTGATGGTGATTGAGCTTGATTCTGATATGAAAGTGAAGCCGTGGGGGTAACCACTAAAAATGTCTCAGATATGCAT is part of the Salmo trutta chromosome 34, fSalTru1.1, whole genome shotgun sequence genome and encodes:
- the tra2a gene encoding transformer-2 protein homolog alpha produces the protein MSDIEDGNFDGRDSRSPSKSDRGSPVRVKSESRSGSPSPSRAAKHSESRSRSKSRSHSRRHSNRRYSRSRSPSNRKKSRSYSPEYRKKKSQSESPNRRHTSSRSHDFRKETFGQGAGGDDDARANPDPNQCLGVFGLSLYTTEKDLREVFGRYGPLAGVNVVYDQRTGRSRGFAFVYFERIDDSKEAMERANGMELDGRRIRVDFSITKRAHTPTPGIYMGRPTHNGGGGGERNSGSGGGRRGRDSYDRYDDRRGGGYDRGYDRGYDRGYDRGDRGYDRYDEYDKYSRRRSPSPYYSRYRSRSRSRSYSPRRY